CCGCTCAAATCGCAGCGAGAAACCTGATCAAATTCACCACAAACACGATCCTGCATGACAAAGAGTAAAAGATGGCTTCTACCAGTGTGGCCGTTTGGTGCCTGGCTTACATCGTCGGATTGCTGATGACCGCAGTGCCCTTTGGAGGCGCGATCGTACTCATCTCTAGTGTGATTTGTGCGCTTGTACTTTCGAGATTGAAGCTGAGACGAACGATCGCAAAGGCCTGGATTATTGCAGGATTCATTGGACTGGCGGCGGGGTTTTATCTACAGCTTCGGACACCGCAACCGAGCGCGATCGACGTGAGCCGATTTGTACCGAAAGAGCGGCAAGAAGTTACCGTGTCGGGGATTGTTGAATCGCTGCCGAAGTTGACGCGCAAAGACAATCGACAGGTTTGGTTAAACGTGACAAAGGTTGGAGAGCAGAAAGCGGACGGAAAGCTCTATGTCACGTTGTCAAAGATTGACGGAGAGGACTTGTATCCGGGACAAGCGACCGCCGTTCAAGGCAATCTCTACAAACCGAAGCCGAAAATGAATCCGGGCGGATTTGATTTTCAGAAATACTTGGCGCAAGAAGGCAGCTTTGCAGGGCTGAAAGGAACATCAATTCGACTACTCGACACGAATCAGAAGCCAACTTGGGGATGGTGGATGATTCAGAGAGAAATCGTGCGATCGCAAGCGAAACAATTTGGAAATGTAGAAGGATCGCTCATCAGCGCAATGGTAATCGGTGGGCGCGTGGTTGATGTCCCGTTTGATGTTAAAGATGCCTTTAGTAAGATTGGGCTGTCTCATGCGTTGGCGGCATCGGGATTTCAAGTCACGCTGATTTTAGGAGTGTTGTTGGCGTTGACGCGGCGATTTCCTAAAGCAGTACAGGTTGGAACGGGTGTGACAGGATTGATCGTTTTTATGGGGCTGACGGGAATGCAGCCTGCGGTATTTCGAGCCGTGATCATGGGGTTTGCGGTTCTGCTTGGAATCCTGTTGGAAAGATACACCAAGCCGTTAAACACATTGTTGATTGCAGCGATTATTTTGCTAATCGTAGAGCCGTTGTGGATTTGGAATTTAGGATTTCAGTTTAGCTTTTTAGCAACGTTGGGGTTATTGGTAACAGTTCCAGCACTTTCAAAACGGTTGGACTGGTTGCCGACTGTTATCGTTCCTGCGATCGCTGTTCCAATTGCCGCATTTATCTGGACATTACCTTTACAGTTATTTTCATTTGGGATCGTTTCCCCCTATTGCATTCCAGCGAATGTTGCTGCAACCTTGTTGATTTCATTTATTAGCATTGGCGGAATCATTAACGCGGTATTGAATTTAATTTCTCCTGCGATCGCAAGCCTCACAACTCCATTTCTGTACTATCCAACTCACGGGTTAATTAATGGTGTGAAATTCGTTTGTCAGTTGCCGGGAAATTCGATCGCAGTTGGCACAATTTCAATTCTATTAATGCTCGTACTGTATGGATTGATTTGCACACCTTGGATATTTTCCCGTTTTCAACGGCAATGGTGGGCGTTTCTTTTAGTTGGAATCAATTTAGTATTTATCCCTGCTTGGTATGCGCGATCGAACTTATTACAAGTCACCGCATTATCCGTGAATCAGACTCCAGTGATGGTGATTCAAGATCATGGACGAGTTGGATTGATTAACAGCGGTGATGCTGATGCAGTGCGCTTTACGATTCTGCCGTTTTTGCAGAAGGAAGGAGTTAACCGAATTGATTGGGCAGTGGCAGCTTCTCCTTCAGAAGGTTGGAGTACGTTGATCAAAGATTTGCCAATTCGATCGCTCTATGACTTCTCTGGTGAAAAACAGCCAGCCGTCTCACTTGAAGCAATACAGCAATTAACAGCGCAAAAAGGCAAGCATTTACCGATTACAACCGGACAAGTGATTAAAACAGGCACAATCGACATTCAAGCATTGAGCATCGAGCCAACGATTTTACAGCTTGGCGTTGAACAACGACGCTGGTTATGGCTGAAAGATGTACCGAATGTTAGTCAGCGGCAAGCGTTAGGCAATCATTTAAGTGGTAATGAAATTCTTTGGTGGTCGGGACGGCGATTGCATCCGAGATTGTTAGGACAAATGCAGCCGAGTGTCGCGATCGCCTACTCACGAACGATTCATCCTGAAACATTGCGTCAGTTGCAGGTGGGTCAAGTTCAGATTTACCAAACCCAAGCAGAGGGCGGATTGCAATGGTCAAAAAATCAGGGATTTAGAACAACTTTAGAAGTTGATGAGCCAGAAGCTTCATTCCTGTAGTATATTAATTGAGCATATGCACCTGGAGAGGTGGCAGAGCGGTTGAATGCGGCGCACTCGAAATGCGTTTTGGGGCAACTCAACGGGGGTTCGAATCCCCCCCTCTCCGTTTCTAAAGCTGAGTTGTTTTGACCATCTGTTGCCAACGGTATCGGATGACTAAATCGTATGGCTTCCAGACGTTGGAATGTGAAGGAGCGGGGAGTTGAGTTTCGATCGCGATCGCTGAAGGGTTCGACTTCCTTGATATTGAACGTTTTGAAGCGAAAAACTGTAGCGGGCGGGTTAGAGCTTTAGAAATCGCAATCAGCGTCACTTTATAAATTCCTGGACGCAGCAACAGCGCGAAATCTCCCTTCAAACTGCGGTAAAGCCATCGAAACATCAACGCATAATCACCCGCTAGATAGCTTTTACTGAGTAAATTGTTATAAAAAGCAGTGTTTGCCCATCGACGAATCGAACTGGGTAGCTCTGGATGGCGATCGTAAACACGCGACATGATTAATTCATAAAAGTGCGCCATTGTGGTGCATTTTGTAGACATACTGCCACTGTATTGGCGATAACCGATGAGATACTCAGGGACGATCGCAAAGTGATAATGTTCAGCAATCCGGAGAAACAGATCCCAGTCTTCACAAGTTTCTAGTTCAGTGTTGTAATCCCCCACCGTATCGATACAGCTTCGACGAAACATCACCGTACTTGCATTGTCGAGAAAGTTGTAGAACACAAGAACGGCTAGAACGTTTCCTTCAACTGCTCCAAGCTGACAAAAAGGTGAGTAGCCTTTAATCTTGCCTGTTTCAGTAAGATAGGTTGACCAAGAGTAAACTAATCCAATGGATTCATCAGCAGTTTCTAGACAATGAACGTGCTTTTCTAACCGTTCGGGATACCAAATATCATCAGCATCGATCGGCGCAATATATAGACCAGAAGACTGCCGAATTGCTAAGTTTCGAGAAGCAGCGACTCCAGAATTTTCCTGCTGAATCAGTTGAATACGATCGTCAATCGCCATATACGATCGCACAATTTCCGCAGTGCGATCGTTTGACCCATCATCGACCACAATCACTTCAAAATTGTGGTAAGTTTGCGCCAGAATTGACTTTAGCGTGTCTGAAATAAATGCCTCAGCATTGTAAGCAGCAATAATCACTGAAACAAGCGGATTCGAGATCATTAATTTCTTCCTTGAACGCTCTGCAAATATTGTTAACGAAATGGTTTCTAATTTGCAACTCTCTCCAACTAATACCAAATTGATCTTTAATCACTACAGATCTTGCAAGCCCCCTAAATCCCCCATTCTGGGGGACTTCAAGCCAAAGAAGGATTGAATATCTCAAAGTCCCCCACTCGTGGGGGATTTAGGGGGCAAAGGATCTGTAGCATTAACAAATTGATTGGGTACAAGGCAAAACATCTCTAACAACAGACAGAGAGTAGTTCTACTGCAGGAGACAGGATAACGATCGACGGAATCGCTACGGTAAAGCTAAGAGTTCTGATTAATCGTTATGGATTTTGAATCACGATCGCGCCGCAATTTCACATACGTTATGTGGATGCTTGGAACGGCTTTTATGCCCGTAGGTCTAAGCTTTGAAGTTGGCAGCTTTTGGCAAATTCTATTTTTAGGGGCAGGAGTTATTCTGTTTCTAATGGGTCATTTTATGTACCGAGATGCCTGGAATCGTTAAGGCTTTTTAGGCAGCGCTTTCTCTAAAGCTTGAAACCAACGATCTGCCATTTTTTGTTCTCCAGATTCGTTTGGATGCAGTCCATCGTAGGTATCTTGCTGCACATCAAATCCGCTGAATTGATCGACTAAAATGACTGGGCTTGTTTGCGAATTGATCGATCGAGCCAACGCCACAATTTGCTGATTAAACTGTTGAGTTAACGCTTCACCACCCGACGAAGGAATCAATTGTGAAATCAGAATCTTTAAGCGAGGATTCCGTTGCCGCATCACTTCGATTAACTTTCGGAGTTCAGCGATCGCACCGTCAAAACTCTGTCCGCCTAGAATATCGTTTGTTCCTAAATGAATTAATACAACGTCGGGTTTAGCAGTTGCTGACCAGCGAGCGATTTGAGCCAACACTTCATCCGCTTGCCAACCCCAATGTCCCTCATGATCTTGATCAAAATCAGATTTAGGCGCATTTCCTAAATAATGAGACTTTGTTGAACCGACAAAATTCACGTCATACCCTGCGGCTCGAAGTTTAAGCCACAACGGACGACGATAACTATTGTGATTGCGATCGGCTTGTGTAATCGAATCTCCAAGCGGCATGATCCGAATGCTAGTTGGAGTGCCATCCACTGAAGCAACAGGCGTACACCCTGATATCAATAACCCCGTTACGATAGCACTCCAAAAAACCTGCTTCATGTCCGAACCGTTTTAGATTTTAGTTTCAAGAAATTGCTAAACCGTCGCCAATGAGCGCGAGCTACTTTCCATTGTGCGATCGTATGCAGAACAATGAACGCCAAAAAGGTGTAAGACAGCCAAAAGTGAGCATTACGCCCGACCTCCGCCATCGCAGGATTTTGGGGAAACAGATCCGGTAAAACAATCCCAAAGAATTTGACATTGTTAGGACGGAACGAGTTTGAGAGTAAAAATCCAGTGATCGGAACTGCCCACATCAACACATACAAACTTGTATGCAGTGCGACTGTTTTAAACCAAGCAGGCGTAAATTTTGGAAAACGTTTCGTGTATTTCTTCCACCACACTTGCAACAGTAGAAAAATCCGCCAAGTCAGCAGCGCCATCGATAGCACTGCGATCGACTTATGAAAATCGTACAGCGAACCCCGATAAGACACAGAGCGATCGAGTTGTGACATGAACGTTCCCGTCACGAACAGAACCAGATACGCTCCACTCATCCACCAATGAACCGACATCAACTGCTTGAAAGCACTATTCAATCTAGGTTTGAGTGCATGAACGATCGACATGGCATTCCTCTCAAAGCTTAAACTTTTGTTAAGTCTAGACGCCTGAGATTAACTTTGTGTTGCAAATTCGTAAAATTCCCCATACACCTCAGCCAGATCCTTGATCTGATAGTGAGCATTCAAACCGCTCGGATTCGGTAGCACCCAAATCGTTGTATTGTATAGCGGCTCTTTTTGCAGTCCCATTTGCGCTTTCGGTTGCTTAAACGCCGTTCGGTAAGCGCTCACTCCCAAAACGGCTAGATATTTCGGTTGATATTGTTCGAGTTTTTCGGCGAGATCCTGATGCCCGGTCGCTAAGTCTTCATTCGTTAACTCATCGGCTCTTGCAGTTGCACGAGCGGCTAAATTGGTTAAGCCGAAACCACGATCGAGCATGGTTCTGTCTTCAAACGGAGATAAGAGTCGATCGGTAAATCCAGCTAAATGGATGGCTTTCCAAAATCGATTCCCAGGACGGGCAAAATGGTGTCCCACGGCTGCACTGTACAAACTGGGATTAATCCCGCTAAACAGAACTTTGAGATTTGGCGCAATAATATCCGGCAGCGTTGTATTGTAAGCGGCGTGAACTTCAGCTTTTGTCGGTTTGTAGATTGAAGGCATTTTCAGAGCGAGTCGCGAACTTCTCCATCCTAAGAAATTCACGCTCAACTCTAAGCATCAAATCTCAATGCCCGTCCTCGAACTTCGGTATTGAATTTGCCGCGGTCGCGCTCAACTGCCAAAAGTTTTAATCATGCCAATCGGATTGAAAAAGTAAGCACCTCTTGCTACAGTTCGGAGAATTGATACTGAAAGTGTAAATCCACCCGTGTAGATTAGACTGGGAACGAAGGTTTCTATTTCAGCCTCTAGAATCTGTAGTCGTTAAGGTGATATGAATCGCGTGGATAACCCGGCTCCTAACAAAAAAGCGCATCAGAAAAAAGACGAAAATCCCTGGGTAGAGGGACTCAAGACCATCGGTTTAAGTGCGGTTCTCGCGATCGGGATTCGGCAGTTCGTCGCAGAAGCTCGCTACATTCCGTCTGGTTCGATGTTGCCCACCTTACAGATCAACGATCGTCTGATCATCGACAAGATCAGTTATCGGTTCAATAATCCACAGCGCGGCGATATTGTTGTCTTCTCTCCGACTGCTGCTTTAGAGAAACAGAATTTCCACGATGCGTTTATCAAACGGGTGATCGGACTACCGGGTGATAAAGTTCAGGTCAAAGGCAATCGGGTCTACGTGAACGATCAGCCACTCCGAGAAAATTACATCGGCAAAGACGAAGCACCCCAATATGAATGGGGGCCTCAAGTGGTTCCTCCAGATTCTTATCTCGTGCTGGGGGACAACCGCAACAACAGCTATGACAGTCACTATTGGGGCTTCGTCCCTCGCGACAAGATTATTGGCAGAGCGGTTGTCCGATTCTGGCCCCCGAATCGTGCAGGTGAGCTTGCACCAGAACCAAAATATTAGAAACACAAGTTAGAAACACCAAGCTTGCAGCACTCGTCCATTAATGGACTGACTGAACCAAGCGGTATTTGTGGACAGCGATCGTAGATGGGAACGATCGACTGTCCATTTTTCATTCGGATTGAACAGAATTAAATCACTCGGTTGGCCGGGCGCGATCGCGCTCAAGTCCTGTCCCAAACACTGAGCCGGACGCACGCTAAGACTCCGCCATAAATCCAACGCCGACCAGCGACCCGACTCAACTAAATTCGACCACAGAAGCGGTAACGCCAGTTCTAAGCCGATCGCTCCAGACGGTGCTTCTCCGAACGCAACGGTTTTTTCTTCGTAAGTGTAAGGAGTGTGATCGACCGCGATCGCATCGATTACGCCATCTGAAACTGCCTGAATTAAAGCGTCTCGATCGTTCGGGTTGCCAAGCGGCGGATCAAGTCGCAAGCTCGGATCATAAGACTGTACAGAATCGGTACTCAGGAGCAAATGCAGCCAAGTGGTACTGGCAGTGATGGGAACCCCTCGCGCTTTTGCCGATCGCACAAGTTCTACCCCTCGCGCTGTTGAGATTCGCATCAGATGGGCTGGTGTTCCAATCTCTTCAATACATTCAAGCAGGGCAGATAATGGAGCGGATTCTGCCATAATTGGCACTCCCGGCAGTCCAAACCGCATCGAATTTACGCCTTCTCGAATCACGCCTTTTCCGGTGAGTCCTGGATCAGATGCCCAAAGCGCGATCGGCTTCTGCATGGGCTGCAAATATTCCAACAATCGCCGCACTAATGCCAGATTTGAAATCGGTTTGCCATCGCTAAATCCGATCACACCTTCTGCGAGTTCCGTGAGTTCAGTCATTTGCTGTCCCTGAACACCAAGCGTTAACGCACCCCAGCAGCTAATTCTCGAAGATTTGGTGCGAATTTGAGCGACGATCGCGCTTTGATCAATCGCAGGATTCGTATCCGGCAGAATGTTCAGACGAGTAAATCCACCCGCGATCGCCGCTGCTTGCAAAGATTCCAAAGTTTCGCGTTCTTCAAATCCGGGTTCTCCACTGTGGCTGTACAGGTCGATTAATCCAGGTGCGAGAATCCAGCCCGAACACGATCGCCGCTCCGCTTCTTGGGGAACTTCTGAAGGCGAGAAAGACCGCACAATCCCATCTTCGAGTAGCACATCGGTCACGCGATCGACATTCGCTACTGGATCAAGCAATCGGACTTGCTGAAGCAAAACAAACATGATTTTCCATCATTGAAGAACAGACGATCGGGCAACTCCCGAATCCCCGTTTAATATTCAAGTACGTTTTGGCGCTAATTTAAGCGAACGGATTCAGCCATTTCAAAATCGTTTTTTCTAGCTGATGTAATTCCCGATAAATCTCCTGACGCATCCACTGTCCGATCGCATCGATCGGCGTAAACGAGCCTCCAACCTGCCATTTCATATCAGGGCCTAACGGCGTAAGGTGCGTTCCTTTGAGGCGATGAGTGGTAATCAGTCCCGGATAGGACTCTTCTAGAAGCTGCGCTAACGGGAGCGATTGATCGATCGAATCATCCGCAAATTTAATAATCAAATTGCGTCGCACCGAATAGCGATCGCGAATCAAGGCAGTCGTCTCCGTGGGCGAAGGCGTGAATTCAACAGAGATCCCCTGTGGTTTTAGAAATTGCGAAAACTGCTCAACAAACGGGACGGCTTCTTTTGCGGCGTAGTTATTAAACGAGATGAAAATATTTCCCGCTCGCTCAACCGAAAACAAGCTACCAGCCAGCAAATGCAGCTTACAGCCCATACTGTGCCCCATGCCATAAATCGGCAAATAGCGCACTGAATACTGCGATCGCACACCGTTCAACGCTTTCTCAAAATTGATCAAAACCGACTCTGCAATCTCAGCATGATCAAACGTATTCACAAACGGAGTCGCTACGATTAGGTAGCCTTGATCACCTAAAAACTCTAGCAAACGGCGGTAAGTTAACTGTGGAGCCGTTGCGACAAAAGCGCCGCCAAGAAAATGAATAATCGCGATCGGACGATCGGGAACGAGAACCCAATTCCCAGAAATTTCTTGCCAATCCATGAGCGAAATTGAAGATTAGGGGGTATCTCTAGCCTAAACCGATTCTCTAAAATTCAACGGCTTCGGACATCGCATTGCATTTGGTACGGTTCTACGATCTTTCTTTAATCGAGAAACCAGATACGCTCTAAGGTAGTCGCAGTGAAAGTCGTGTTATGTCTGAGTGGATCTTCCCAACCCTGAGTGAAATTTTGGCAGCCAGTAATGAAACACTGGATCTTCCTGAACTTGAAGCGCCCGTTTCAGTCGCATCTCGACAACTGCGAGCAGAGCGGGAGTGGTTTGGCGCGATCGCCGCACTCGAAGCCCTCTTGCAATCGACCGAAGGCGCAGTGTTTTCTGCTCCACTCCCAGTTCTTAGCCAGCCCGGAGTGCCTAATATCTCCGCTTGGCTGTTTACGCCCAGCGTGATGTTTTCGGGCTTCCCGTTCCAATTACCTTCTGCTGATGGCAACATTACAAAGGGCGAAACGACTGATACTCTAGCGCTGCTCCCCGGTGATCCGCTCGCATCGCAGCCGTTCTGTCTAGCGCTGACTCGTGAATTTAGCCTGTTAATGGTGCAGGGTGAAAACGGCTCCGGCGATCCGATTTTCCAGTTTTCGTTTGATCCAGAAGCGATCGATCGCGCCTGGCAAACCTTGAGACTGCGCGTGGTGCTGATGAATCCGGGACATCTTCCCAAGCTCGATCGTCTCTACAAAACCTTTCCGCCTGTCGAACCCAAATACAAATTAGTCACGCAGTTTACTCATGCACTCCTGAGCTATTTGCCAGACCCAATCACAGAATCCGAAAAGCGCACGATTCGCGCTCCTCGACCGATGCAAGCGCAAACTGCCGATGTGCTAGCAGGTGCAGATGTCGAATTGCTGCAAGCAATCTCGCACGAAGTTCGCACACCGCTCACCACGATTCGGACACTCACGCGGTTATTGTTACGCAGAAAAGACCTACCCGCAGATGCCGTGAAACGATTGGAAGTGATCGATCGCGAATGTAGCGAACAAATCGATCGCTTCAATCTGATCTGTCATGCAGTCGAAATCGAAACTTCAGCAACTAAGGTTTCATCGCTGGCGACAACTTCGCTAGAACAGGTACTAGAACAAAGCATTCCGCGTTGGCAAAAACAAGCGAGTCAGCGCAACCTCACGCTGGACGTAATTTTGCCGCAGCACATTCCCTCGGTAATGAGCAATCCGACCATGCTGGATCAGGCGTTGACGAGTTTAATTGAACGATCGGCGCGGAGTTTGCCCTCTGGCGGTTCGATTCAAGTGGAGGTGTCGTTAGCAGGACATCAGTTGAAATTGCAGCTTCAACCCCAGGCAAAGGACGATTATGTCGATTGTTCGAGCAAACACCGAATGCCGCTCTTGAAATCTCTGGGACAAGTTTTGATGTTCCAGCCCGAAACAGGCAACCTGAGTTTGAATCTGAACGTTACTAAGAATATCTTTCAGGCATTAGGCGGAAAGCTAATCGTGCGAGAACGCCCAGAGCAGGGTGAAGTATTTACGCTGTTCTTGCCATTAGAACCGAGTAAAGCGGCTACGGAAGTACGAGTTTAATAAGCATTCAAACTTTGAGATCTCCGGCTTGTGACCTTAAGCCGGAGATTTTTGCTATTGGGGATCAAAGATCGACCGTTGGTTTTTATTGAGAAGTATTTGCAAAAGCTGAGCAATTCGAGTATGTTGGTTGTCAGAGGTTATTGCATATCTTTGGCAATAACTGAGTCGTTATTTTCACTTGAACCATGACTCTAGCCCTTCAATCTGGTGAATTTCGTTTCTCTGGTCAGTTTCTCGGCTACGTCTTCAAAGATGGCTACAAAATCAAGCGACTGACGATCGCAACTTCAGAAGGCGAGTTTTCGATCAAAATGACGAAGTTAGCAAGAGCAAGTCTCAAGCAAACGCTACTTCCCGGAGAGCAGATTCAGATTCGAGGATGGAAGAAGTTCGATCGCAAAACTAACACCCTGAAATTTAAGGCGTATTGGATTCAGCCAATGTCGATTTCGGCAGCCCTTCCTTGTCAAGCAGCAGCGAAAGTGAACGCTACGAAAATCGGCCATCCCAAGCCGCAAAAGCCTGGAAAAGAAGCGATTCTGATGTGTCAGAAATCAAGCTGCATGAAGCGAGGCGGAAAAGCCGTTTGTAGCGCGATCGAAAAAGCAATTAGCGATCGTGGACTCGAAGATCAAGTCAAAATCAAGGGCACAGGCTGTATGAAAGCTTGCGGGAAAGTCCCCGTGGTCTTTATGCCCGGAAAAACGCGCTACACCAAAGTTGATCCGAAAGATGTCGCTAGTTTAGTGGATGAGCATTTTGCACTGGTTAGCAGACCTGCAACGGAACCCACACTGCCAGTAGAATCCACAACTGTTTTAGAATCCACAGCTGCTTTAGAATCCACAACTGCTTTAGAATCCACAACTGTTCTAGAATCTACAACTGTTCTAGAATCCGCTCCAGTATTGGCTACCGTCTAGTTTTCAGGCATCTAACCCAAACCCAACCAATTTTTCTGTGTAGATTGGGAATTCTCGTAGAAGTTGTGCAGAAGCCCCCTCTATGAAAGTTCCCTTCATAAAGTCACCTGTACCAAGAATTTCGCTTCGCTTGGTACTGGTTCTACCATTTGTTCTACAGATTTTTGGTGCAGTTGGATTAGTCGGCTACTTGTCTTTTAAGAACGGGCAGCAGGCAGTCAACCGCTTAGCCGATGAGTTAGTTGAGAAAGCCAATCAACGCATTGATAGCCATCTCGATCAATATCTCGCTTTGCCTGCACAACTGTTGCAAATTAACGAAGATGCCCTTGCCAATGGAGAGATTAAGCTTGATGATTTCTCCGCCACTGAACGGTACTTTTGGAGACAGGCAAAAGCGTTTCCAGAGGTTGGGTTTGTGGGGTACTCCTTATCAACGGAACGATCGTCTGGAGCAGGGCGCTGGCTTGAGGGAGTCGATGTCATTTTGTTTCGGGCATTACCAGACGGGCAAGCATATGATTTTTTGCCAAATTATCGTGGCGCGATCGCCAAATTAGCGCAAACCTACACTTATCGCACGACTGAAAGAAGCTGGTATCAAAGAGCCGCAACAACCGGGAAAACAGGCTGGGGCGAAGTCGAAATCACTTCCATGAACCGACTTGAAGGCTCAATCCCGAAGGGTGAGGTGATGCTAGATGGTGTGTCGTACTACACAGCGATCGGCATGACCACGCCAATCTACGACAACAATCAGAAATTTATTGGGGTGCTTAATGTAGATCTAACCTTGGGAAATATCAGTCGCTTTTTGCGCGATTTCAAGGTCAGTCGGACTGGGCAGATGATGATTATCGAGCGGGATGGATCGCTGATCGGCAGTTCGATGCCGAGTCAGCTTCTCCGTAAGGAACAGGATCAGGTGAAGCGCTTCACCATCTTCAACAGTCCTGATCCGTTGATCAAAGCAATGAGCAAAAATTTGCAGCAGCGGTTTTCGTCGCTCACTGCCATTCAGTCACAGCAGAAATTTGCGCTCGAAATTGATGGAGCGCGGCAGTTTATCAATGTGTTGCCCTGGCGCAATGATCAAGGACTCGACTGGCTGATCGTGGTGATTGTGCCAGAGTCGGACTTTATGGCGCAGATTGATCAAAATCTCCGCTTAACGATCTTGCTTTGCGCGATCGCGACAATTGTAGCAGCGCTCTTGGGTTGGTGGACTTCGCACTGGATTGTTCAGCCGATTTTGAGGCTGAGCCAGGCATCTGAGGAGATCGCTAAGGGAGAGCTAGATCAAACAATTCAAATTTCCAGAATTCGCGAATTGCGGCAGTTAGGACGATCATTTAATCGGATGGCACAGCAGTTACGCGATTCTTTCATGACGCTGGCAAGAGCCAACGAGCAATTAGAACAACGAGTTGAAGAGCGCACTGTAGAGCTGAGTGAAACGCTTCGGACTCTGCG
This window of the Cyanobacteria bacterium FACHB-DQ100 genome carries:
- a CDS encoding ComEC/Rec2 family competence protein; the protein is MASTSVAVWCLAYIVGLLMTAVPFGGAIVLISSVICALVLSRLKLRRTIAKAWIIAGFIGLAAGFYLQLRTPQPSAIDVSRFVPKERQEVTVSGIVESLPKLTRKDNRQVWLNVTKVGEQKADGKLYVTLSKIDGEDLYPGQATAVQGNLYKPKPKMNPGGFDFQKYLAQEGSFAGLKGTSIRLLDTNQKPTWGWWMIQREIVRSQAKQFGNVEGSLISAMVIGGRVVDVPFDVKDAFSKIGLSHALAASGFQVTLILGVLLALTRRFPKAVQVGTGVTGLIVFMGLTGMQPAVFRAVIMGFAVLLGILLERYTKPLNTLLIAAIILLIVEPLWIWNLGFQFSFLATLGLLVTVPALSKRLDWLPTVIVPAIAVPIAAFIWTLPLQLFSFGIVSPYCIPANVAATLLISFISIGGIINAVLNLISPAIASLTTPFLYYPTHGLINGVKFVCQLPGNSIAVGTISILLMLVLYGLICTPWIFSRFQRQWWAFLLVGINLVFIPAWYARSNLLQVTALSVNQTPVMVIQDHGRVGLINSGDADAVRFTILPFLQKEGVNRIDWAVAASPSEGWSTLIKDLPIRSLYDFSGEKQPAVSLEAIQQLTAQKGKHLPITTGQVIKTGTIDIQALSIEPTILQLGVEQRRWLWLKDVPNVSQRQALGNHLSGNEILWWSGRRLHPRLLGQMQPSVAIAYSRTIHPETLRQLQVGQVQIYQTQAEGGLQWSKNQGFRTTLEVDEPEASFL
- a CDS encoding glycosyltransferase family 2 protein encodes the protein MISNPLVSVIIAAYNAEAFISDTLKSILAQTYHNFEVIVVDDGSNDRTAEIVRSYMAIDDRIQLIQQENSGVAASRNLAIRQSSGLYIAPIDADDIWYPERLEKHVHCLETADESIGLVYSWSTYLTETGKIKGYSPFCQLGAVEGNVLAVLVFYNFLDNASTVMFRRSCIDTVGDYNTELETCEDWDLFLRIAEHYHFAIVPEYLIGYRQYSGSMSTKCTTMAHFYELIMSRVYDRHPELPSSIRRWANTAFYNNLLSKSYLAGDYALMFRWLYRSLKGDFALLLRPGIYKVTLIAISKALTRPLQFFASKRSISRKSNPSAIAIETQLPAPSHSNVWKPYDLVIRYRWQQMVKTTQL
- a CDS encoding cellulose-binding protein is translated as MKQVFWSAIVTGLLISGCTPVASVDGTPTSIRIMPLGDSITQADRNHNSYRRPLWLKLRAAGYDVNFVGSTKSHYLGNAPKSDFDQDHEGHWGWQADEVLAQIARWSATAKPDVVLIHLGTNDILGGQSFDGAIAELRKLIEVMRQRNPRLKILISQLIPSSGGEALTQQFNQQIVALARSINSQTSPVILVDQFSGFDVQQDTYDGLHPNESGEQKMADRWFQALEKALPKKP
- a CDS encoding cytochrome b, with the protein product MSIVHALKPRLNSAFKQLMSVHWWMSGAYLVLFVTGTFMSQLDRSVSYRGSLYDFHKSIAVLSMALLTWRIFLLLQVWWKKYTKRFPKFTPAWFKTVALHTSLYVLMWAVPITGFLLSNSFRPNNVKFFGIVLPDLFPQNPAMAEVGRNAHFWLSYTFLAFIVLHTIAQWKVARAHWRRFSNFLKLKSKTVRT
- the mug gene encoding G/U mismatch-specific DNA glycosylase, whose protein sequence is MPSIYKPTKAEVHAAYNTTLPDIIAPNLKVLFSGINPSLYSAAVGHHFARPGNRFWKAIHLAGFTDRLLSPFEDRTMLDRGFGLTNLAARATARADELTNEDLATGHQDLAEKLEQYQPKYLAVLGVSAYRTAFKQPKAQMGLQKEPLYNTTIWVLPNPSGLNAHYQIKDLAEVYGEFYEFATQS
- the lepB gene encoding signal peptidase I, with protein sequence MNRVDNPAPNKKAHQKKDENPWVEGLKTIGLSAVLAIGIRQFVAEARYIPSGSMLPTLQINDRLIIDKISYRFNNPQRGDIVVFSPTAALEKQNFHDAFIKRVIGLPGDKVQVKGNRVYVNDQPLRENYIGKDEAPQYEWGPQVVPPDSYLVLGDNRNNSYDSHYWGFVPRDKIIGRAVVRFWPPNRAGELAPEPKY
- a CDS encoding dihydroorotase, which produces MFVLLQQVRLLDPVANVDRVTDVLLEDGIVRSFSPSEVPQEAERRSCSGWILAPGLIDLYSHSGEPGFEERETLESLQAAAIAGGFTRLNILPDTNPAIDQSAIVAQIRTKSSRISCWGALTLGVQGQQMTELTELAEGVIGFSDGKPISNLALVRRLLEYLQPMQKPIALWASDPGLTGKGVIREGVNSMRFGLPGVPIMAESAPLSALLECIEEIGTPAHLMRISTARGVELVRSAKARGVPITASTTWLHLLLSTDSVQSYDPSLRLDPPLGNPNDRDALIQAVSDGVIDAIAVDHTPYTYEEKTVAFGEAPSGAIGLELALPLLWSNLVESGRWSALDLWRSLSVRPAQCLGQDLSAIAPGQPSDLILFNPNEKWTVDRSHLRSLSTNTAWFSQSINGRVLQAWCF
- a CDS encoding DUF1350 family protein, whose amino-acid sequence is MDWQEISGNWVLVPDRPIAIIHFLGGAFVATAPQLTYRRLLEFLGDQGYLIVATPFVNTFDHAEIAESVLINFEKALNGVRSQYSVRYLPIYGMGHSMGCKLHLLAGSLFSVERAGNIFISFNNYAAKEAVPFVEQFSQFLKPQGISVEFTPSPTETTALIRDRYSVRRNLIIKFADDSIDQSLPLAQLLEESYPGLITTHRLKGTHLTPLGPDMKWQVGGSFTPIDAIGQWMRQEIYRELHQLEKTILKWLNPFA